The following proteins are co-located in the Hevea brasiliensis isolate MT/VB/25A 57/8 chromosome 11, ASM3005281v1, whole genome shotgun sequence genome:
- the LOC131170319 gene encoding protein MALE DISCOVERER 2-like produces the protein MLSRVNHKNFVNLIGYYEEDEPFNRMIVFEYAPNGTLFQHLHVKEMEHLDWSARMRIIMGIACCLQYMHHDLNPPVSHSNLNSHNIFLTDDYADTIADISFLPQDSSKSKSLGNNELVHSTLAPLADVGTNVYCFGILLLEIIFGKLQYSKEQGINYMIDPTLKSFKNNELDLICEIIQECIQPNPRQRPTMKDITSKLREVIAISPDQAIRRLSLLWWVELEILSIEVT, from the exons CTACTATGAGGAGGATGAACCCTTCAATAGGATGATAGTATTTGAATACGCTCCTAATGGAACCCTCTTTCAGCATCTGCATG TTAAAGAAATGGAACATCTTGACTGGAGTGCAAGAATGAGGATTATCATGGGCATTGCTTGTTGCTTACAATACATGCACCATGATTTAAATCCACCAGTATCACATTCTAACTTGAATTCACATAATATCTTTCTAACTGATGACTATGCAGATACG ATTGCTGACATCTCTTTCTTGCCACAAGATTCCTCCAAGTCAAAGAGCTTAGGTAACAATGAGTTAGTGCATTCTACATTGGCACCTTTGGCTGATGTAGGGACAAATGTTTATTGTTTTGGGATTctattgctagaaatcatttttgGAAAACTCCAATACTCGAAAGAACAAGG TATCAATTATATGATTGACCCAACCCTCAAGTCTTTCAAAAACAATGAGCTTGACCTCATATGCGAGATTATCCAAGAGTGCATACAACCAAATCCAAGGCAAAGACCAACAATGAAGGATATCACTTCCAAGTTGAGGGAAGTGATTGCTATCTCACCTGATCAAGCAATTCGAAGACTTTCTTTGCTTTGGTGGGTTGAACTTGAAATATTATCTATCGAGGTGACTTAa